The nucleotide window GGAACTGATTGAAAAGGCCGAGATTCTCGTTCACAAGGTTAAACTCGGCTATGGGAAACTCTAAGGGAGCACCTTTATAAACGTCTTCCCTTTTCTCCCTCTGGTGAGAGACATGGAGGAGTACTTCATCTGTCCCGAGTGCGGTAGCGATGACGTTGAGGTCATCAAGGAGCGCGGAAGGGAGCTTACCCTTCGCTGTAATGAGTGCGGCAACGTCTGGCACGTGACGCTTCCGAAGCTCGTCAGGGTCCCGCTCATCGTCAGCAAGCACGAGAGGAGCTTCAAGAGCGAGGCGGAGCTTCCGGAGGGCGAGGAGATTAGGGTCGGCGACATCGTCGAGACCGAGGAGGACGAGGTAAGGATTACCGGGATTGAGCTCGAAGGCGGAAAGAGGGTGAACCGGGCGAAGGTCGGAGAGATAGTGACGCTCTGGGGCGAGAGCCTGACCTATCCGAAGGTCATCAAGGTGTCGGTCTACATGCCGAAGGGAATAACCCAGTCCTTCCGCGTGAAAGTGCTGAGGAACGAGGAGTTCGCGGTCGGAGAGGTCGTGGAGGTTGGGGGCTACACCTTCAGGATTGAGAAGATTAAGACCGAGCGCAAGATGCTCCACCACGGAAAGGCTAAAGCCGACGAGATAGTCGCCCTCATGGGCCACCACATTCCCCGCGCGAGGGCGAGGAGGAGCCTCACGCTATACCGGGGCTATGAGGAGGAGAATAAGGCTGAGGAGTGATGAGCTTGGCCGCTCCCGAGCCCGGGGTGAGCACGATGGAGAGAAAGACTGTTTATCGTCTCCTCCTCATCCTCGTTCTCGTTCTGACGGTTTTCTACACCCTCGGACTCGTGGGGGTTGTCCCGTTCAGGGTGAGCTACTACATCACCGTTTTCATGATAATCCTCTTCGTCGTCCTGAGGTGGGACTACCACAGGGGGAAGGGTCGTGGGTGAGGGCTTTGTGATGCACTTCCCCAGGCCGATGCTCGCCCTCAGCAACGCCCCTCACAGGGGTGGACTGGCAAGGGCCAACGGCTTCTTCTTTATGAAGGTTCCCAAGAACTACTCGGGTGATTACAGGAAGGACTGCCTCGCCTTCGAGCGGGAAAACGGCCTGAAGAACTTCGTGGGCTTCATGACCGCCGCGGACATTGGCAAAGTTCTGTCGATTTCGAGGAGCGGGAGCGTTACTGCCTACGTTACTGCCGGAATCACAAATCCGGCCATAGCCGGAGAAGAGCCACCTCCCTGGGAACCGGGAACGATAAACATCGTCCTCGTCATCGATGAGGGCCTTACCGTCGGCGCGATGGCCAACGCGATAATGACCGCAACCGAAGCGAAGACCTACACCCTCCTGAGCCTCGGCTACAACGCGACCGGGACTACGAGCGATGGAATTGGGATCTTTGCCTTTAAGGGAGAAAAGGAGTGGGCCGGAACCGCGACGGAGCTCGGGATAAGCATAGGGAAGGCCGTGAGGGATGCCCTCGCCGAGAGCCTGAGAAAGTGGGAGATTGCCAGGGTTAATGGCAGTTAGTATCATACCCCATCATCCGACCTCACCGTGAGGAGCCTGTAAAAGCCCAGGCCCATCATCGCCAGAAAGCCGAAGAGAACGTAGTTTATCGAGCTCGCCGAAATGGAGCCGATGTTGTAGAGGAGCACCGCGATGAACACCATCACCAGGCCGGCGCTCATGATTGTGTTGAACTCGAACCAGCCCCTCCGGGTTACGCCCGCGCTTACCCTCGCGAAGAAGCCCGGATCTTTGGCGAGGAAAGTCAGTGAGAAGGGAAGCAGCCAGCCGAGGACTGGAAACACGATTAACCCCGAGAATTTGTCCATGTAGCCGTTCGGCTCTCCGCTCGCGCTGAAGTGCACCGCCACCCGCTCAGGGAGCCTATCCCAAAAAAGGGCAACCAGCAGGAGATAGAACCCCAAAAGGCCGAGCTGGACGAGGAGGTAGGGCCTTATGCCTGTTCTCTCCACTTCCCCCTTTGCCGGCGGCTTCTCGGGGGCCTCTACCGAGAGTTCCTCAAGCTCGTACTCCCTTTTCGCCATCCACGTCCCGATTATAACTTCGGAAAGCACGAAGACCAGCATCGTCAGGATGAACGGCGTGAGGGGAAAGCCGTGAAGGGCCAGAACAAGCAGGAGAAGCGAGTATGCGACGGAGTAGAGCCCGGTAAAGGTGTTCACCTTCCTCCAAACCCTGTCCGAGTGCCACGTGTAGCCGACGCGGAAGCCTATCATCCTGTTCCTCCTGTTCCTGAAGGCGAGGGTTACCAGCCCCGACCCAAGCAGGAGGAGCGACACAAAAATCTCGAAGGCCTTTTCGCTCATTTTGATCCCTCCATCCTCTCAAGGGTGATCTCAATAATCCTTATTTCATCATTCAGCTCCAGCAGAACTTCCTTCCCGAGGTTCGTGAGGCGGTAGTACTTCCTCGGCCTTCCGCTCACCTCGACCCAGAAGTCCTCCACCAGCTTGTACCTTTTTAAGCTCTTCAGGATGTCGTAGAGAGCTCCTTCGCTCGGGACAAGCTTTCCGTCGCTCAGCTCTCCGAGCTTTTTCCTTATCGCGTAGCCGTGGAGCTCCCCCTCTCTCTCAAGGAGCGAGAGGACTAGGTAGGAGTACAGTCCAGAACGCAGGTCCTTCCTGAGCTTTTTGAGCGCCTTTTCCCTGCCGCCGAGCAACTAACGACCTCCTCTGGCTTACCACCGTACGGGGAGCTCTTCGTTCTCGGACTTCGCGGCCGGGAGGAGCTTCCAGAGCAGAACCAGAGATACAGCTGACATTATCCCGTACCCGGTCACCAGAACGGCCATCGATGGATTGATGTGCCAGTAGGCCGCTACGCTGTCGATGAGCCCGTGAACGGCGATCATCGCGAACAGGGCCTCCCTCCCCCAGCCGTTTCTGTAAGAGTAGGCGAAGAGTACCGTGGTGGAAGCGTGGAAGATCAGCGCGAGGGTTCTCTCGACGAGGCCCAGAACCGAACCTCCGAGAACGGACGAGAGCACCGCAACGTAAAGGGACTCCCCGAGCCCAAAACCGGCCCCGACGTAGAGGGCCCTTCCGAGGGTTTTATCGCGGGAGAGGTAGTACTTGAGGGGTTCCTGAACGAGTCCTGCCACAAAACCCGTCCAGAGGATCATGAATGCGGTGTTATCCGCTCCCAAGTACCGGGGGAGCATCTGAAGGAGGGGCTGGATTATGAGGATGGGAACGAGCAGAACCGCCCC belongs to Thermococcus sp. AM4 and includes:
- a CDS encoding DUF3887 domain-containing protein; this encodes MQMRYLAFLVFLLFLGYVSALTPQDAMMEAWKTGNYSIVEPYLSPAMRSDIVEKTLSAVRAEMVGQYGEIRGYSLEKVERKGDYTIYYYRVTAERGSYTVSVAVKDGRVEGFHLVPSFNPRSAIYPVLGGLLGLLLIWAYLRRFHAGELILGAVLLVPILIIQPLLQMLPRYLGADNTAFMILWTGFVAGLVQEPLKYYLSRDKTLGRALYVGAGFGLGESLYVAVLSSVLGGSVLGLVERTLALIFHASTTVLFAYSYRNGWGREALFAMIAVHGLIDSVAAYWHINPSMAVLVTGYGIMSAVSLVLLWKLLPAAKSENEELPVRW
- a CDS encoding PadR family transcriptional regulator, whose protein sequence is MLGGREKALKKLRKDLRSGLYSYLVLSLLEREGELHGYAIRKKLGELSDGKLVPSEGALYDILKSLKRYKLVEDFWVEVSGRPRKYYRLTNLGKEVLLELNDEIRIIEITLERMEGSK
- a CDS encoding HVO_0476 family zinc finger protein; the encoded protein is MEEYFICPECGSDDVEVIKERGRELTLRCNECGNVWHVTLPKLVRVPLIVSKHERSFKSEAELPEGEEIRVGDIVETEEDEVRITGIELEGGKRVNRAKVGEIVTLWGESLTYPKVIKVSVYMPKGITQSFRVKVLRNEEFAVGEVVEVGGYTFRIEKIKTERKMLHHGKAKADEIVALMGHHIPRARARRSLTLYRGYEEENKAEE
- a CDS encoding adenosylcobinamide amidohydrolase, with product MHFPRPMLALSNAPHRGGLARANGFFFMKVPKNYSGDYRKDCLAFERENGLKNFVGFMTAADIGKVLSISRSGSVTAYVTAGITNPAIAGEEPPPWEPGTINIVLVIDEGLTVGAMANAIMTATEAKTYTLLSLGYNATGTTSDGIGIFAFKGEKEWAGTATELGISIGKAVRDALAESLRKWEIARVNGS
- a CDS encoding DUF1648 domain-containing protein; translated protein: MSEKAFEIFVSLLLLGSGLVTLAFRNRRNRMIGFRVGYTWHSDRVWRKVNTFTGLYSVAYSLLLLVLALHGFPLTPFILTMLVFVLSEVIIGTWMAKREYELEELSVEAPEKPPAKGEVERTGIRPYLLVQLGLLGFYLLLVALFWDRLPERVAVHFSASGEPNGYMDKFSGLIVFPVLGWLLPFSLTFLAKDPGFFARVSAGVTRRGWFEFNTIMSAGLVMVFIAVLLYNIGSISASSINYVLFGFLAMMGLGFYRLLTVRSDDGV